The Nycticebus coucang isolate mNycCou1 chromosome 2, mNycCou1.pri, whole genome shotgun sequence genome includes a window with the following:
- the LOC128575859 gene encoding dolichol phosphate-mannose biosynthesis regulatory protein: MATGTDQVVGLGLVAVSLIIFTYYTAWVILLPFIDSQHVIHKYFLPRAYAVAIPLAVGLLLLLFVGLFVTYVMLKNQRVTKKAQ; the protein is encoded by the coding sequence ATGGCCACGGGGACAGACCAGGTGGTGGGACTCGGCCTTGTCGCCGTTAGCCTGATCATCTTCACCTACTACACGGcctgggtgattctcttgccattCATTGATAGCCAGCATGTCATCCACAAGTATTTCCTGCCCCGAGCCTATGCTGTTGCCATCCCCTTGGCTGTTGGTTTACTGTTGCTACTGTTTGTGGGATTGTTCGTCACCTACGTGATGCTGAAAAACCAGAGGGTGACCAAGAAGGCTCAGTGA